A stretch of DNA from Halanaerobium saccharolyticum subsp. saccharolyticum DSM 6643:
TTATACTTGGGCCCATGGCAGATGAAAACTTAAGAAGGGGTTTAATGATTTCTAAAGGTAGTTTTATGACAATTTTCCAAAGACCAGTAGCTTTAATTTTATTTTCAATAATAATGATCATGATTTTAAGTCAAACACCTATATTTAGTAAAATAAAAACAATCATAAAAGGAGTGGGGAATAATGAATAGAAGTGATTACAAATACTCGGTTATAACAGGTTTCTTAGGTGGTCTACAGGATAGATTCATCAAATACGCTAAAGATAAAGATATGGAGGCAATTTTAGAAACAGCTGCTAATATAAAAGGCTGTTCAGGAGTAGAGGTTATCTATCCTCAAAATTTTACAGATGCAGTTAAATTCAAAAAAATGTTAGATAATCAGGGTTTAGAATGTTCTTCAGTTAATTTAAATCTTAAATCAGAAGAGAAATTTAAGTACGGTTCAATTACTAATCCTGATCCTGCTGTTAGAAAAGAATCAGTTAAATATTTAAAAGCAGCAATGGATGCTTCAGTTGAGCTTGGGAGTAATTTGATAACTGTCTGTCCACTTGGTGATGGTTCTGATTATCCATTTGAATTTGATTATGTAAGAGGTTTCAATGATGCACTTGAATGTGTAAGTGAGGCAGCAGAATATCGTGATGATGTAAAAATTAGTTTAGAGTATAAACTAAATGAAACTAGAATGCACTGTATCTTACCTGATGCTGGTAAAACTGCATATTTCTGTAATCTAGTTGATAAAGATAATGTTGGAGTAACAGTTGATATTGGACATTCATTACTTGCTGGAGAGGTTCCTGCTGATTCAATTGGATTTTTAGGAGCTACAGATAGATTGTTTTATGTTCATATAAATGATAATTATAGAAACTGGGACTGGGATATGGTTCCGGGTACAGTAAATTTCTGGGATTACATTGAAGTTCTGCTTTACTTAGAGAAGGTAGGTTATAAGGGTTGGATTACAGCAGATGTATTTCCACAGAGAAATGATCAGGTAAAAGTTATGGAAAAAACATTTGAATGGATGGACTATTTCTTTGAAATAGCTGCTAGAATTGACCATGATAAAATCTTTGAAATGATGAATGAGAATCAACCATTTGAAATTTTAGATTACGTTCGTTCTCAGATATAAGTTAATTTAATAAAACATAAATTTATATTTGAATAGATATTTCAAATATTATTAGAATACAACACGGCAGCTGAAATTATATATTTCAGCTGCTGTCTATTATAATTTTTATAAAACGTTTTTAAGATTGTAAAGGGGGTTTTAAGATTGTCTAAAGATAAAAGAGTATATGTTACAAGAAAATTACCAAAAAAAGCACTGGAAATGCTTGAAAGAGAGTTTAAAGTTGAAGTTAATCCACATGATAGAGTAATGACTAGAGAAGAGTTAGAAACAGCAGTAAAAGATATTGATGGCTTGCTGTGTTTATTAACTGATTCAATTGACTCGGAGCTTCTAGAACTAAATCCTGATTTAAAGGTTATTGCAAACTATGCTGTAGGATATAATAATATTGATGTAGAGGCTTGTACTAAAAAAGAAATTAAAGTCTCTAATACGCCTGGGGTTTTAACTGATACTACAGCTGATTTTGCCTGGACACTACTAATGGCTGCAGCACGAAGAATTATTGAGGCAGATAAATTTACTAGAGCCGGTAAATATAAGGGCTGGGGACCAATGATGTTTTTAGGTGGAGATATTTATGGGAAAAAACTGGGGATAATTGGGATAGGTAGAATTGGCAGGGCTTTTGCCCGTAGAGCAAAGGGTTTTGATATGGATTTTTATTATTATGATGTAAATAGACTGGAAAAAGCAGAAGAAAAGAGACTTGGTTTAGAATATAAAAATTTTGAGGATTTATTAAAAGAATCAGATTTTATTAGTCTTCATGTTCCGCTTATTCCTCAAACTAGACATTTGATTGGAGAAGAAGAACTAAAATTAATGAAAGAAACTGCCTATTTAATAAACACAGCTAGAGGTCCAATTATAGATGAAAAAGCTCTAGTCTGGGCTTTGAAAAATGGTGAAATTGCTGGGGCTGGACTTGATGTTTATGAAGAAGAACCGAATTTATATTCTGATCTAGATAAATTAGATAATACTGTACTAACTCCGCATATAGCCAGTGCCAGTATTGAAACAAGAACTAAAATGGCAACTATGGCAGCAGAAAACTTAATTGCTGGTTTAAAAGGAAAAGAAATGCCCAATTTAATAAATAAAGAGGCTGTTAGCTAAGATTTAGGAGGAATAGATATGAATATAGTTGTAGCTCCTGATTCATTTAAAGGAAGTATGTCAGCTATGGAAGCAGCAGAAAATATAGAAATTGGTATCAAAAAGATATTAGCTAATCCAAAAATAGAAAAAATACCTATGGCTGATGGTGGGGAAGGTACTATCCAGGCTTTAATTGATTCAAGAAATGGGATTATCATAAAGTCTCTAGTTACTGGTCCTCTGGGTAAAAAAATAGAATCACATTTTGGTCTGATAGAACAAGAAAAAATAGCAGTAGTTGAAATGGCTGCTGCTTCTGGTTTACCTCTAGTTTCCAAGGAAAAGCTTGATCCAACTATTACAACTACATATGGTACAGGTGAGTTAATCTCTAAAGCTTTAGATTATGATATTAATAAGTTAATTATTGGGATTGGAGGTAGTGCCACAAATGATGCTGGAGTTGGTATGGCCCAGGCTTTAGGAGTTAGCTTTTTAGATAAAAATGGTAATGAAATAGGATATGGTGGAAAAGAACTGGATAAAATTGAAAATATTGATATGAGCGGTCTTGATCCTAGATTGAATAATCTGGAAATTGAAGTTGCCTGTGATGTTAATAATCCATTGTTTGGCCCTAATGGAGCTGCTTATGTTTATGCTCCTCAAAAAGGAGCAGCTAAAAAAGAGGTTGAATTATTAGATAATAAACTAAGATATTTTAATGAAAAGATTAAAGAAATATTTAAGCTTGATCTACAGTCAATTGCTGGTAGTGGAGCAGCTGGTGGATTAGGTGCTGGGTTAAAAGTTTTTTTAGATGCCAGATTAAAATCTGGTATAGAAATTGTTTTAGAAGTAAATAAAGTAGAAGCAAAAATAGCAAATGCTGATTTAGTTATAACTGGTGAAGGTAAGCTGGATGGACAAACGCTCCAAGGCAAAACTCCAATTGGTGTTGCAAAATGTGCAAAAAAATATAATATTCCTGTTGTAGCAATTGTAGGAGAAATTGGTGTGGATGTTGAAAAAGTACTGAAAGAAGAAATTGATTGTGTTTTTTCTATTATACAGAAAGCATGTTCTTTAGAAGAGGCAATGGAATCTTCTAAAAAATGGATTCAATTTTCTGCAGAGCAAATTATTCGTTTAACTAATATGTGGATGTGATATTAAAATGAAAAAAATTGGAATATTAACAAGTGGAGGCGATGCTCCTGGCATGAATGCTGCAATTTATGCTGTATTCAATAGAGCAAAGTCAAATGGAATAAGTGTAATAGGGATCAAAAAAGGTTATAAAGGCCTGATTAACGATGAATTTTTTGAGATGCAGGCAGCAGATGTTGAAGGGATTTGTAAAAGAGGTGGCACTATATTAAAATCTGCCCGCTCAAAAAGATTTAAAACTAATGAAGGCCAAAAATTAGCCATTAAAATTTTAGAATCTCGAGGTATTGAAGGATTAGTGGTTATCGGGGGTAATGGTTCACTTCAGGGAGCAAAAGCCTTAGCTGAAAAAACAGATATGAAAATCATAGGGGTTCCCAGTTCTATAGATAATGATATTAATGGATGTGATTTAAGTATTGGCTTTAGCAGTGCCTGTGATATAGTTACAAAAAGTATTGATAATATTAAAGATACAGCAGTTTCTTTTCATACAGATAAGCCCAGAATCTTTGCGGTTGAAGCAATGGGTAGAAGAAGTGGTTGGATTTCAGTAATGGCTGGAATGGCAGCAGAAGCAGATTTGATAATCATTCCTGAAGAAAATCCATCAATTAAGTGTATAGCAAATAATATCAGAAATGTTTTAAGTAAAAAAAATGATTGTGTTATTTTATATGCAGAAGGTATAAGTAGATCTGATAACTTTATTGAAAAATTAAAAAGTGAATTAGGTTATAGAATCAGACATTCATTATTGGGATTTCAGCAAAGAGGAGGATCTCCAACAACGAGTGATAGAATTTTAGCTTTAAGAATGGGGAATGCTGCTGTAGATAAAATATTAGAAGGTGATAGTGGTAAATTTATAACTATTCAGTCAGATAAAATTCAAGTTAAAGAGTTAGATAATAGAGAGGATTTATTTTATTATAATAAGTATTTAGAATTATTTTCTGATAAAATAGTTAAATGATAAAATCTTTATATTTATGTGGCCAAAAATTTTAATAGAATTGATTTATATTTCCAAAATATTTTTTGAGGAGTGAAAAGTAAATGATAAAGATTTTAGTTGCGATTAAAGGTGCTGACAGCTGTTCGAAAGTTGCTCAAAAAGCTCAAGAACTAGCTCTGCTCTGTAAAGGAGAAGTAACTTTTATAACAATAGTTAGTAATGAAATGGGCTTAATTACTTCCAAAGAAAAATTAGAAACGACTGAAGAAAATTTAAATATAAAAAAATCTGAAAAAAATAAAGCTTTAAAAACCTGTAGTATGGTCTATGGTCAGTGTGAACGCAAATTGGGAGAAAAGGGTTTAGAGACTAAAAGAGTAGTTAAAGAGGGTAATTATCCAGCTGAAGATATTTGTAAATACGCTGATGAAAATAATTTTGATTTATTAGTGATAGCAGATAAAGGTGATACAAAATTAAAAGATAAATTATTAGGCAGTACTACAGAAAAGATTGTAAGGGAGTCCAAAACTTCAGTTTTAGTTGTTAAATAATGAAAATTGATAATATATTATTTTGATTTAAAAAAATAAAAGTTAATAATAAATTTTTTCAGGAGTGATAGCTTTGTTAAAAGAAGTTGCTAAGATAGTAAGAGGTTTATCTGCAGATATTGTAGAAAAGGCAAATTCAGGACATCCAGGGATGCCGATTGGCTGTGCTGATATTGGTGCATTATTATTTGGAGAGGTAATGAATATTGATGCTTCAAAATCAGACTGGCCTGATAGAGATCGTTTTGTACTCTCAGCCGGACATGGTTCAGCATTTTTATATTCATTTTTGCACCTTAACGGTTATGATGTTTCAATGGATGATTTAAAAGAATTTAGACAGCTTCATTCTAAGACACCAGGCCATCCAGAGTACGCAGAAACTGATGGAGTAGAAACTACAACTGGACCATTAGGTCAGGGTTTTGCAAATGCAGTTGGTATGTCCTTAGCAGAAAAAATGTTAGCTGCTAAATATAATACTGAAAAGCATAATATTGTTGATCATTATACCTATACAATTATGGGTGATGGCTGTATGATGGAGGGTATTACTTCTGAGGCCGCATCACTTGCAGGTCATTTAGGACTAGATAAGTTAATTGCTATTTATGATGATAATGATATTTCAATTGCTGGAAACACAACCTTAGCTTTTACAGAATCTGTAGCTGATCGTTTTAAAGCTTATGGCTGGCAGGTAATAGAAAATATTGATGGTCATGATATTGAACAGCTAAGAGATGCAATTAATCAGGCCAAATCAGATAAAGATAGACCGACAGTAATTATGGCTAAAACCCATATTGCTTTAGGAGCACCTACAAAGCAGGATACAAGCGATGCTCATGGGGCACCATTAGGCGAAGAAGAAATTAAAGGTTTAAAAGAAAAATTTGATTTACCGGTAGATAAGAAATTTTATATTTCAGATGAAGTAAAGGAATTTTTCCGTGCTCATGCTGCAAAGATGCAGGATCAAAGATTGGCCTGGGAAAAAGAATTTGCTGAGTGGGCTAAAGAAAATCCTAAGCTCAAAAAAGAATGGGATCAGGCAATGGAACTTAAACTGCCTGTAGATTTAAAAGAAGAAATAATGGATTTAGAAATAGAGGCTCCAATAGCAACTAGAAAATCAGCAGGAGCAGCTTTATCTAAAGCATTTGAAATTATTCCTTATTTAGTAGGTGGCTCAGCTGATCTGGCACCTTCTACTAAAACTTATAATGCTGAATATGGAGAAGTACAAAAAGGTAGCTACAGCGGCAGAAACTTCCGTTTTGGAGTTAGAGAACATGCAATGGGAGCGATTACCAATGGTTTAGCCTTACATGCTGGTTTGCGTCCGTTTGCAGCGACTTTCCTTGTTTTCTCTGATTATATGAAACCTGCAGTTAGGCTTGCTGCTTTAATGAAACAGCCTGTGATTTATGTCTTTACCCATGATTCTGTTTTTGTTGGAGAAGATGGACCTACTCATCAGCCAATAGAACATGTGGAAGCATTAAGAATTATTCCAGGACTTAAGGTTTTAAGACCAGGAGATGAAGAAGAAGCAAAAGCTGCCTGGGTTGAAGCATTAGAAACAAAAGATCAGCCAACAGCTTTAATTTTAACCAGACAGAATCTAAATCATATTGAAAAATATCAGGGTCTTGATAACTATAATAATGGTGGCTATTTTGTTAGTGACCCTCAAGATGCAGATACAATTATCTTTGCCAGCGGTAGTGAGGTTAACTTAGCTGAAGCAAGTGCTAAACTTTTAGCAGATAAGGGGATCAAAGCAGCTGTTATGTCAGTACCAGAAAGACAAAAATTAGAAAAATATGCTGCCGAACATCCATTACCTGAAGCAAAATTAAAAGTAGCTATCGAAGCCGGAGTAACAGGTGGCTGGTATAAGTTAGTCGGTAGTGATGGTTTAGTAATTGGTCTGGACCGCTTTGGTTTAAGTGGAAAAGGTCAGGAAGTTGGAGAAGAACTAGGCTTTAAAGCTGAAAAAGTAGCTGCAGAGATTGAAAAAGCTTTAAATAACTAAAAAAATTATTAGAAAGAATTTAGTATTTATATGTATTTACAAATAAATATATCTTATAGATTAAGGCTGCCATTAATTTTATTATTGGTAGTCTTTTTATTTTTAGATATATTTTAAGTAAAAAATTTATAATCATTATGTCTTCTAAGTTCTAATAATTGAAGAATCAGCTTTTGTAGAGTATAATGTAATTATAGTTTATAAATATATCATTCAGAAATACTATTTCACAAGGAGGATTTTAATTGAATTATCCACAGCTTGATGTTTATGTAAATAAAATAGAAGAAAATGCAAAAAAATTAAAAAAAGAATTAGATTCAAAGAACATAAAATTAACAGCAGTAGTCAAAGGATTTGCAGGTGATACAAATGTTTTTAGTGCGTATCAGAGAGCAGGTATCAAAAGTATAGCTGATTCCCGTATCGAAAACATTCAAAAATTTAGAAAAAGCGGTTATCAAGGAGAAGCGTTAATGCTTAGAATTCCAATGCCATCTGAAATAGAAGAAATTGTTAATAATGTAGATGTTTCTTTAGTAACTGAATTAAAAACTGCAGCTTTGATTTCTGATAAAGCTGAAGTTTTAAATAAAGAAATTGATTTGATAATTATGGTCGACATTGGTGACAGAAGAGAAGGCGTTTTAGCCGCTGATTTAGAAGATTTGGCTTTGAAAATTGAAGCTATGAATAACGTAACACTTAAAGGCATAGGAACAAACTTGGGCTGTTTTGCAGGAATTATTCCAGATGAAAAAAACACCAATAAATTAATTAAGATAAAAAAAGAGCTAGAAAATAAAATTGGAAGAAAACTGGATATTTTATCTGCTGGCAATACTGCAACTTTAAGGCTGTTAAAAGATCAATATCTAGCCCAAGAAATAACTAATTTAAGAGTAGGAGAAGCAATATTGCTTGGAACAGATATTATAAATGAGAGTTTGCTTGATGGCTTTAATCATTATAATTTTCGTCTACAGGCAGAAATAGTTGAGTTAAAAGAAAAACCTTCAGATCCCGAAGGAGAAATGGCTTTTGGTGGTCAGGGAAGGGGTCAGATAATAGAAGACAAAGGGCTACGCCGGCGTGCTATTTTAGCAGTTGGTAAACAAGATATAGATTATAATGGTCTTTATCCAGGATTAGAAGGAGTTAAAGTCTTAGGCTGTAGTAGTGATCATTTGATTACTGATGTTACAGAAGTAGATCAAAAATTAGAGGTTGGAGATGTTTTGACTTTTAAAATAAACTATAGTGCCATGTTAAGAGCAATGACTTCTCAATATGTCACTAAAAACTATATAGAATAATATTGGAGGGTTAAATTTGGATTTTTATTTAATTATTTTCTTTTTGTTTACCGGAATATTCTTAGGGTTTTTTCTTGATGAAAAAAATTACTTTGTTAAATTTGCAGATTTAATCACTAAAATTGGTCTTGTAGTTTTACTGCTGGCAATGGGAGCAAATTTAGGTAGTAATGAACAGATTTTTAGACAGCTTGGAGAGATTGGTTTTCAAGCTTTTATTTTTGCAGCAGTTAGTATTATCTTTAGTGTTTTAGCAGTAGTTATATTTGTGAAAATTATGGATTTAAATAATCTGCTATTGGGAGCTGACCCAGATACAGAAGCTGAAATTGAAGAGCAAAGTGCTGACAATACAATGACAATTCTTATTTTTTCTTCGGTTGTATTAGGTATTTTAGCAGGATATTTTCTTTTAAATGGTGGAGAAGCTAACTTTTTAGATTCAATAACTAATTATTCTTTAGCAGTACTACTTTTTGGAGTTGGTATTGATATTGGAGCAAGCCGTGAGATTATTGAAGATTTAAGACTTATGGGCTGGAAACTAATTGTGATTCCAATTTTAATAGCTGTTGGATCTATACTGGGAGCAGTTATAATTGGCTTAATATTTAACTTTTCAGCTGGAGAATCAGCGGCAGTTGGTGCTGGTTTTGGTTGGTATAGTTTATCTGGAGTTTTAATTTCTAAATTACATAGTGCAGAATTAGGATCACTGGCATTTTTAACTAATGTTTTTAGAGAGTTGATGACAGTAATGGTACTGCCTGTAGTTGCTAAATATTTTGGAAGTTTAGCAGCAATTGCACCGGGTGGGGCAACAACAATGGATGTAACCCTGCCGCTAGTTAAGGAATCAGGTGGAGAAGCAGTTGTTATTCCAGCGTTCATCAGTGGAGCAGTACTTTCAACACTAGTTCCTATCTTAGTACCATTATTTTTGAATTTCTAAAAAACTATATGTAGTAATAGAGCGAAAGTCTGCCGCAAACCTCGTGGGCTTGCCCCGGGGAGGGGCAAAATAATGTTTCTAAATTTAATTAGAAAGGAATGATTATAATGATTAAAAAAGAAGAAAAACTTCAAAATATGAATCAGGCTTTAAAAGCTTTAATTGAACCTGAAGGGGATTGGCTGGCTAATTTAGCAAATAGTTCTGCTTTGTTGTTTGAGTTTATGAGTGATATAAACTGGGCTGGGTATTATATTTGGAAACAGGATCAACTTGTTTTGGGTCCGTTTCAGGGCAAAACAGCATGTGTCAGAATTGATGAAGACAAAGGTGTCTGTGGCACAGCTTATTCCCAGCGTAAAATAATGTTGGTGGATGATGTGCATGAGTTCCCAGGCCACATTGCCTGTGATCCTAATTCTAAATCAGAAATAGTGCTGCCAATAATAGTCGGGGGAGAAGTAATTGCTGTCTTAGATATTGACAGTCCTAAAAAATCACGTTTTGATGAATTAGATCATGAATATTTAAAAGAATTTGTTGATATTTTAATTGATGAGACAGATTTTTTGCCATTGATGGAAAAATTTTAAATTAATAACTTAAAAATAAATATAAACACAAATTTAGGGAGGCCAAATTTTGTTTAAAAATAAAGAAGCTTTTCTTTTTGATTTAGATGGTACATTATTAACAATAGAGACAGATCAATTTTTAAAATATTATTTTGGAGCTCTATCGTCCAAATTTGAAGATTTATGTAAAAAGCAGGATGATTTTATTAAACTTTTAATGGACTCAACTGAGAAAATGATAAAGAATGACGGCAGCCGCAGTAATCAGCAGGCTTTTATGGAAGCTTTTATGGAGAAAATAGAAGTTAAAAGTAAAGAAGAAGCTGCAAAAATAAAAGAAAGATTTGATCAATTTTATCAAAATGAGTTTGTAGCTTTAGAAAAACATTTTGAAATTGATAGAGAGAATCCTTTGGAAATCATTGAGTATTTGAAAAATAAAGATAAAAAACTTGTTTTAGCAACCAACCCGCTTTTTCCTAAAGAAGCAGTTGAAAAAAGATTAAGTTGGACAGGTATTAATCCAGCTGATTTTGAACTTTTAACTCATTATGAAAATATGAGCTATGCTAAACCTAATCCAAATTATTATAAAGAAATTTTAGGAAAGATCAATGTAAATCCGGAAAATTGCCTGATGATTGGCAATGATTTAAAAGAAGATGCGGTTGCTGCTGATTTAGGAATAGCAACTCTAATTATTGAAGATAAATTAATTGAAAGAGGCGCTTGCGATTATCCTATAGAGTGGCGGGGAAGTTTAAGAGAATTTAAAGAGCTGCTTAAAAAAGAAATATAAAAAAAGCTCCAGCGTAATTTATTAAATTCTGCTGGAGCTTTCGTTTGTTTAATTATATTTATTTAATATAATTATTTTTCAACTGTAATTTTTTCTTTTTTAGTTAATTCATATTCTTTTTCATAAACCTTGACCTTTAGGTTTTTTCCTGTTTCTAAAGAAAAAGTGCTGTTTTCTTGATTAACATTTACTTTAATTCTGCGGCCTCTGAACTTAATCATGAAGTTAAATCCATTCCAGGCTTTAGGTAAAAATGGTCTAAATTCTACCTGGTCATTTTTAACTTCAAAACCTGCAAAACCTTTTACAATTGACATCCAGGTTCCAGCCATACTTGTAATATGCAGGCCATCATCAGTGTCAGTATTATAATTGTCCAGATCTAAGCGGGCTGTTCTTAAATATAACTGATATGCTTTTTCCTCACGCTTTAAATCAGCAGCTAAGATTGAATAAATACATGGTGAAAGAGATGACTCATGGACTGTTCTTGGTTCATAAAAATCATAATGGCGAGCAATACTTTCCTGGTCAAAATCTTCTTTAAAATAATAGATTCCCTGCAGCACATCAGCCTGTTTAATAAACGTAGATCGTAAAATTCTGTCCCAGGACCAATTTTTGTGCAGTGGAATGTCTTTTTCATCTAAATCTGAAACCAGTTTTTGTTCTTTATCTAAATAGCCATCCTGTTGAGCAAAAATATCATATTCTTCAAGATACGGATAGTACATTTTTTCTGTCATATCCTGCCATAATTCGAGTTCTGATTCTTTAATTTCAAGTTCAGCAATCCATTCCTCGTATCTCCCAGGATCATTTTGCTTAAGTTTATTTAAATTCTCAAGAGTATAATTTAGAGTCCAAACTGCAAGCCGGTTGGTATACCAATTATTATTTACATTGTTTTCATATTCATTAGGGCCAGTTACGCCCAGAATCATATACTTATTTTTGCGAGGATTAAAGTGAGCTCTATCTGCCCAAAAACGAGAAATTTCAGCTAAAACTGGGATTCCGTATTCTTTTATATATGAATCATCTCCAGTATAATCAACATAATCTTTAATTGCATGAGCAATGGCCCCATTGCGATGGATTTCTTCAAAAGTGATTTCCCATTCATTATGGCATTCCTCACCATTAATAGTCACCATTGGATAAAGGGCACCATCTAAATCTAATTTATCTGCATTTTCTACAGCTTTTTGTAAGTGTCTATATCTGTATAGTAATAAATTGCGCCCAACATCTTCACTGTGGGTAGAAAGATAGAAAGGTAGACAGTAAGCTTCGGTATCCCAGTAAGTTAAACCACCATATTTTTCTCCAGTAAAACCTTTAGGCCCAATATTTAAACGAGGATCATGGCCGGTATAAGTCTGATTTAAGTGGAAAATATTAAAGCGAATTCCCTGCTGCGCTTCTGGATCTCCTTCTATTTTGATATCACTATCCTGCCAGATTTTATTCCAGGCTTTTTTATGTTCAGTAAATAATTCAGCATAACCGCGAAATGATGCTTCAGAAACCTTAGTTTCTGCTTTTTTACTTACCTGGTCATCTTTATAATCACGGCTGGTGCAGACTGCAATATATTTATTTAACTCAACATCTTCTCCAACTTCAGCTTCAAAAGTAATTCTATTACCAACGTAATTTTCTGCTCCTGGTCCAGTTAATAGTTCAACTTTGCGGTCGTTTTTGTTCAATTCCCAAGTCATTGCTGAAGCAACAACAAAATCTGATTTTTTAGTTTTCATT
This window harbors:
- a CDS encoding sugar phosphate isomerase/epimerase family protein; translated protein: MNRSDYKYSVITGFLGGLQDRFIKYAKDKDMEAILETAANIKGCSGVEVIYPQNFTDAVKFKKMLDNQGLECSSVNLNLKSEEKFKYGSITNPDPAVRKESVKYLKAAMDASVELGSNLITVCPLGDGSDYPFEFDYVRGFNDALECVSEAAEYRDDVKISLEYKLNETRMHCILPDAGKTAYFCNLVDKDNVGVTVDIGHSLLAGEVPADSIGFLGATDRLFYVHINDNYRNWDWDMVPGTVNFWDYIEVLLYLEKVGYKGWITADVFPQRNDQVKVMEKTFEWMDYFFEIAARIDHDKIFEMMNENQPFEILDYVRSQI
- a CDS encoding 2-hydroxyacid dehydrogenase; the protein is MSKDKRVYVTRKLPKKALEMLEREFKVEVNPHDRVMTREELETAVKDIDGLLCLLTDSIDSELLELNPDLKVIANYAVGYNNIDVEACTKKEIKVSNTPGVLTDTTADFAWTLLMAAARRIIEADKFTRAGKYKGWGPMMFLGGDIYGKKLGIIGIGRIGRAFARRAKGFDMDFYYYDVNRLEKAEEKRLGLEYKNFEDLLKESDFISLHVPLIPQTRHLIGEEELKLMKETAYLINTARGPIIDEKALVWALKNGEIAGAGLDVYEEEPNLYSDLDKLDNTVLTPHIASASIETRTKMATMAAENLIAGLKGKEMPNLINKEAVS
- a CDS encoding glycerate kinase family protein, whose protein sequence is MNIVVAPDSFKGSMSAMEAAENIEIGIKKILANPKIEKIPMADGGEGTIQALIDSRNGIIIKSLVTGPLGKKIESHFGLIEQEKIAVVEMAAASGLPLVSKEKLDPTITTTYGTGELISKALDYDINKLIIGIGGSATNDAGVGMAQALGVSFLDKNGNEIGYGGKELDKIENIDMSGLDPRLNNLEIEVACDVNNPLFGPNGAAYVYAPQKGAAKKEVELLDNKLRYFNEKIKEIFKLDLQSIAGSGAAGGLGAGLKVFLDARLKSGIEIVLEVNKVEAKIANADLVITGEGKLDGQTLQGKTPIGVAKCAKKYNIPVVAIVGEIGVDVEKVLKEEIDCVFSIIQKACSLEEAMESSKKWIQFSAEQIIRLTNMWM
- a CDS encoding ATP-dependent 6-phosphofructokinase, with the translated sequence MKKIGILTSGGDAPGMNAAIYAVFNRAKSNGISVIGIKKGYKGLINDEFFEMQAADVEGICKRGGTILKSARSKRFKTNEGQKLAIKILESRGIEGLVVIGGNGSLQGAKALAEKTDMKIIGVPSSIDNDINGCDLSIGFSSACDIVTKSIDNIKDTAVSFHTDKPRIFAVEAMGRRSGWISVMAGMAAEADLIIIPEENPSIKCIANNIRNVLSKKNDCVILYAEGISRSDNFIEKLKSELGYRIRHSLLGFQQRGGSPTTSDRILALRMGNAAVDKILEGDSGKFITIQSDKIQVKELDNREDLFYYNKYLELFSDKIVK
- a CDS encoding universal stress protein, with the protein product MIKILVAIKGADSCSKVAQKAQELALLCKGEVTFITIVSNEMGLITSKEKLETTEENLNIKKSEKNKALKTCSMVYGQCERKLGEKGLETKRVVKEGNYPAEDICKYADENNFDLLVIADKGDTKLKDKLLGSTTEKIVRESKTSVLVVK
- the tkt gene encoding transketolase — translated: MLKEVAKIVRGLSADIVEKANSGHPGMPIGCADIGALLFGEVMNIDASKSDWPDRDRFVLSAGHGSAFLYSFLHLNGYDVSMDDLKEFRQLHSKTPGHPEYAETDGVETTTGPLGQGFANAVGMSLAEKMLAAKYNTEKHNIVDHYTYTIMGDGCMMEGITSEAASLAGHLGLDKLIAIYDDNDISIAGNTTLAFTESVADRFKAYGWQVIENIDGHDIEQLRDAINQAKSDKDRPTVIMAKTHIALGAPTKQDTSDAHGAPLGEEEIKGLKEKFDLPVDKKFYISDEVKEFFRAHAAKMQDQRLAWEKEFAEWAKENPKLKKEWDQAMELKLPVDLKEEIMDLEIEAPIATRKSAGAALSKAFEIIPYLVGGSADLAPSTKTYNAEYGEVQKGSYSGRNFRFGVREHAMGAITNGLALHAGLRPFAATFLVFSDYMKPAVRLAALMKQPVIYVFTHDSVFVGEDGPTHQPIEHVEALRIIPGLKVLRPGDEEEAKAAWVEALETKDQPTALILTRQNLNHIEKYQGLDNYNNGGYFVSDPQDADTIIFASGSEVNLAEASAKLLADKGIKAAVMSVPERQKLEKYAAEHPLPEAKLKVAIEAGVTGGWYKLVGSDGLVIGLDRFGLSGKGQEVGEELGFKAEKVAAEIEKALNN
- a CDS encoding alanine/ornithine racemase family PLP-dependent enzyme, producing MNYPQLDVYVNKIEENAKKLKKELDSKNIKLTAVVKGFAGDTNVFSAYQRAGIKSIADSRIENIQKFRKSGYQGEALMLRIPMPSEIEEIVNNVDVSLVTELKTAALISDKAEVLNKEIDLIIMVDIGDRREGVLAADLEDLALKIEAMNNVTLKGIGTNLGCFAGIIPDEKNTNKLIKIKKELENKIGRKLDILSAGNTATLRLLKDQYLAQEITNLRVGEAILLGTDIINESLLDGFNHYNFRLQAEIVELKEKPSDPEGEMAFGGQGRGQIIEDKGLRRRAILAVGKQDIDYNGLYPGLEGVKVLGCSSDHLITDVTEVDQKLEVGDVLTFKINYSAMLRAMTSQYVTKNYIE
- a CDS encoding lysine exporter LysO family protein, which translates into the protein MDFYLIIFFLFTGIFLGFFLDEKNYFVKFADLITKIGLVVLLLAMGANLGSNEQIFRQLGEIGFQAFIFAAVSIIFSVLAVVIFVKIMDLNNLLLGADPDTEAEIEEQSADNTMTILIFSSVVLGILAGYFLLNGGEANFLDSITNYSLAVLLFGVGIDIGASREIIEDLRLMGWKLIVIPILIAVGSILGAVIIGLIFNFSAGESAAVGAGFGWYSLSGVLISKLHSAELGSLAFLTNVFRELMTVMVLPVVAKYFGSLAAIAPGGATTMDVTLPLVKESGGEAVVIPAFISGAVLSTLVPILVPLFLNF
- a CDS encoding GAF domain-containing protein, translated to MIKKEEKLQNMNQALKALIEPEGDWLANLANSSALLFEFMSDINWAGYYIWKQDQLVLGPFQGKTACVRIDEDKGVCGTAYSQRKIMLVDDVHEFPGHIACDPNSKSEIVLPIIVGGEVIAVLDIDSPKKSRFDELDHEYLKEFVDILIDETDFLPLMEKF